Genomic segment of Globicephala melas chromosome 7, mGloMel1.2, whole genome shotgun sequence:
tataactgaatcactttgctgtatacctggaactaacacaatttttataaatcaattatacttcaattaaaaaaaaaagaagttccctTTAAATGGCAAAATAGTGTctatgtagagagagagagaaagggcttgATTTGAGACATAATTAGGAGGAGGAACCAGCGGTACTTTTCTTTCAGCATCTATCCCACCTTTGTGTGGTAACTGCACTCTACTTTGGGGAAGCAGGTAATAACTTCACCTTGTGCTTTAGGCTCTGGACTCCAGGGGTAGGACACATGATCTAAGTCATTAACTCATTCTGTTCCCTCAGCCACCTTTCTTGGAGGAGCACATGACCCTAATCAGGACAGTCAGGCCACCAAGACCCAATCTGGGACTTCTATAAGCAAACTCCCTCCTACTAGACCAAGTGGTGTGATGATGAGAGGCTGGAACTGCCCAGGCTGCCTTGGACCTGGGATGGAGCCCAATCAGGGGACGTAGAGCCTATAGCTGGATCCTGGTACAGTAGTGTCTTTTGACCCCAGAATCAAGCCATACCTTAGCCAGCTATGCCTGTGGACTTGTCATAagccagtgatttttttaattctatttttctttggtcTAAGCCAGTTTGAGTTGAATTTTCTGTTCAATTTGTCTCTGAGTGAAGATTATTCAAAATGTCTCTAATGATTACCACAGGGAACAGGGAAAATCTCTGAAGTCTACTGCTTTTAGTCTCATGGCCAGGAGTGAAGACAGATTTTCTTAGCCACTGTTGGCCCCTCTTAGGGAGGGGTGAACATTTCTTCCTGACTTGCTAAGTTAGTGGAATCAAAGGCCTTAGAGACCCTGGAAGGGTGGCCCATCCCAGTGACTCCCAGACTTTAGGATTTCACAGATTTCAGCAgcgaaattacaaagaaaaatcttaGGATCCAAATTAGAATTGCcaagttttaattttgttaagtaaaaacttaaaaacaaacaaacaaaccaaaccccTACCGTCTACCATCACTATGATAtcataaaagaaataacatattgacacacatacacaggaaGGATAATTTTAGAATACAGGGCAGCCCTTTAGAAAGAATACCTTTGGCTTTGTGAAAGTTACTATGTGGCACTCATTTCTCTCACTCTGTATCAGATATGTGAAAACACTTCCCTAGCAACACCCATCTGCTAACTGGCCTAGTAGAGAACCCTGTGGCCCTAGGTAGAGTGTCCCCAGCCCTCAGATGACATCCAATCCCTGGCACAGGGAAAGTCTGGACATCACAGGGTCCTAGATGGCCCCAGCAGGACGAGGGAGCATCCTAAGCCTAGTAAGAGGATTGAAGGTCTCAGGGACAAGCCCCGCTCAGGGCAGGGGTGACCAGGCAAGGGAAGCCAGACAGGGAGAGAGCGGTGCTTAGACGGCCTTGAGGAAAATCTCCCATTCCCACCACTGGCCCAGCCCAACCAGCCCTCTCCCCAGTCCCCCGCCTGAGTGGGGAGCCCAGGGGCCCTGAGCGTACCAGTTGCAATGCTGGGTGTCGATGAAGGTGCTTGGAGAGACCCAGGCCTGTGAACAGGCGAGTTCCCAACTCCCTAGCAGCAGCATCAACTGAGACCGGGCCTCATGCAGTCGGAGTGGGCTGCCCTGGGGGCTCTGGTGCTGTGAGGAACAATAGCTCACCCAGCTCAGCTCAAGTATCGAGAAGGCATTAGCCTAAGGTGACAGGTTGGGATTGTCccccctccacaccccctccTGGGACAGGAACTTACCGGCCCATCCCACACCCCGTGGATCTGGGTTAGTAGGAGGGAGTCTTGTGTTAGCATAACTACACTTTGCAGTTGTGCAGTCAACATCAGGAAGTGCTCTAGAGTTCGATCTGAGGGACCTGAACATCCCCAAccctcccctacacacacacacacacacacacacaccccttaaaGGGAGACTGGATGGAACCTACTGGCTGAGAGCCAGGACCTAGGGCAGAGCAGGAGGATACTAAGAccaaggggagaaggaggggagtgaaaaagaaagcaggaaggcCAGGGAAGTGGGGCCCGGTCAAGGTGGGGCAGAATGGACTGATAGGAGATGCAacgtgaaaagaaaagaaaaggactctGTGCACTCTGGGCTCTCAGTGTGGGCACAAGTTCACACAAGAGCAAATGGTTTCTCTGCCTTTCCACCTTCTGACATTAAGGGCTGAGTTAAGGGATTATGTAAAGATACACAGGGCACATCTATAAATCGCCTGACCTTGAGCTAGGCATCCATCAGCTAGGGCAGAGTGTGGCAAGGAGGGGGCGATTAGGCCACTTGGGCGTAGGCACTATGAGGTGTGCACAGCAGGCCACCCAACCGACACATCAGGTCCAGCTTGTATGACGGCCAGTTCTGGCTCCAGAGTGGCTGTCCTGAGCTGGGAAGCACCTTTTTGTCATCCCCAAGCATTGTAGCTTCCTACCAGATACACATCCAATTACAGCTGGTAAACCCCACATCTCTGAGGTCAACTGAGGCTGAGTGACCTGAGATCCCACAATCCCATGCTCCCGGGGCCCAGACCTCACCCCGACACACACAACGTGTCAGAGAAGCCTAAGAATACACACCGAGTCATATGCACTATGCTGTTTATTGTCACGTTACCCGTGGGACAGGGACGGGATAGGGAGGGGAGCCTCCAGGCAGAGAGGTGGAAGGAGCGGGGAGGTGGGAACCCTGCCCTTCCTCCAGGCTGGTAATGGTGGCGACTCGGCCACCAGCAGGACCCCCTTAGATGGACCCCCTTAGATGCAAGCACAGTGCTGCGTGAGCAGGTTGGGCACCATCTCATACTTAAAAGAGTAACCTCCATCCGAGGTGGTGCGGACACGTAAGGGCCTCATGGTCCCTGGGAGAGCAGCGCAGCAAGGCTGGGCCCCTGGCACCAGAGAGAGGGGCTGGACAGGGGTAGGGGGTGCCCCAGGGACTGGCAGGGACAGGTCCGGCGGGGTGGACAGCCCACAGCCCCCATGACAATAGTGGAAGGTGAAACTGGGAGGGTGCACGATCCACCGTTCCCAGCCCAGCTCCTGGAAGGAGATGTTGAGGGCCGCTCTGTGGCAGTCGGCATGCGCGGCGGGGTCCTCCGGAGGCCTCTGCAGCAGGCGCAGCGCGGCAGGAGACCAAGGCCAGGGCAGCGGGGGCGTGGAGCGGCGGGCTCTCTCCCCTCCGCTGGGAGGCCTGGCCTGAGTGTGGGCCACCAGGAAGGGGGTGGCCTCGGGCCGCGCTGAGCAGGAACAGAGAGGACAGTGCAGGAGGAGCACCAGGACGGGATGGGTCAGCAGAGGGAAAGCAGAGGCGGCCAGGTGCAGCACAGCCCAGCGAGGGGGTGCCTGGCCCAGTGATATGGGCACAGCTGTGGGACCCCCGGACGACAGTGCCAGGAGGCCGAGCAGGGGCCCAGAGCTATTGGCGGCTGCTGTCTCCTGCCTGTCCAGTCCCGTGTGGAACCACAGCTGGGCCGACGTCACCTGGCGGCTGCGTGTGTGCTGGGATGGCCGGAACACATATGTAAAGAGGCCCTCCTTGGCCTCCTGGGCCAGCTCTCCGGCAGCTGGCTTGTCCCCGAGGCGAGCACCTGtaggaggcagagggaagggagagagcagCCCTGACTGGCAGAACCCGGGACCCTCCTCCTCAGCAGGAGGGATGTGGCTGCCACTCATAAGCTTGCCAAGCGCCCTACTGAGTGCTTTGCCAGAGCGGGACTCTCCTCAGTCTCAGGGGGAACTGACAGAGGCTCCCCGTTTGTTATTTCATCATTAAAGGACTACAAAAATACCAGACGTTGCCAACTTCTCTCTGAAGTGGTTTTACCAATTAATATTCCCATCAGCGACGTGTAAGATGGCCTGCACTTTCTCCCCTCACCAAGGCCTAGAATTGAtagttatatttaaatttttgttcatGTGATACTATGAAATGGTACCTTGAATGCTGTGTACACAAGCACTCGTTATATTACTCTTTATGTCTTTTTATGTGTCAGAAATACTGCATGAGaaagtctttaaaataattccaCCTTAAAAAGGCAGGTTAACAccaagaagaaggaggagaaggaggagcgGGGAGGAGAAAGGATGTAACTCAGAACGAGGACAGTGCTTTCTAAGAAAATGCAGTTGGCATCCTTACCCTGACAGGTATATAGATGGCACCAAACGATCATGAACCAGCATGAGCTGAAGAACTGGCAGCTTGGGCTGTAGGGTTATGTGGGTTATCTCAATATAAACCTCACAATTgatccattttgcagataagaaaactgagggttAGAAAGATGAACTGTCATTTAACTGCTAAGTAGCCAGGCTGGGACTCTGCCTGATCCCAAAGCCACACTCACTGTGCTGCACGGGGCCCGAAGTGCAGGGAGGCAAGGGTTCCTCTCTGAGAGCAAAGCGGGCCAGATTACAAGAAAGTTTAGCCACAGGAGGGCTTTACTCATTGAGTCAGTGCAACATGGGGAGATGAGGAGAGAACTCAACAGAAGGTAGACTAGTTTCCCAGCTAATCTTTCTCCTGCATCCCTGATACCTTCTAAAGTCTCAGCTACTTGGGGCTAAAGAAACAGTGTTTGGAGCagggaacaaaagcaaagataGAAGGAAAGATGGCAGGAAGGGGCCCATGCCCAGATATCTCTGTCCCTAGAGACCCTTGGCCTCCCAGACGACTATCTCCCAAATGCCTCCTGTGAACCATGCACGCTAGATACACCATCTCACTTAATCCTGAGAGGCAGGCATTATtgccctttttacagatgaggagacagaggctcaGGAAGGTTCAGTAACTGGTCCATTACTGCAAGGCCAGTTGAGTCGCAGGTCTGGGATTCAAACGCAGACCTGCCTGGCTCCCAAGCCCCTGCAGTACCACACTGTTTACCAAAGTCAAGCTACCAGCTCCCCACCCTCGTTACCTGTAGCCGGGAAAAGGATGGCCTGGGAGACATCCTCTTCCTCGGGCTCAGAGCCCCTGCGCATGAAGCCCCTCACAGCATGTCTTCGGGGCAGACGCCTGACTCCAGGATTCCCACCTTCCCCAGTCACTGCTGGGGCTCCCAACGCATCCAGGAACAGGGCCCTCACCTTGGCCAGGACAAGTTCCCGGTCCAGCTCCGGCCCATGGCAGCCATGCCCACCCCGTGGGGCCAGCAGCAAGAGAAGCAGCTGAGGCCACATAGCTCACCTGGCCCTGCCAACGGTGAACCCGCACCCTGCCCCGTACCCCTTCTGCCAGGGTCTGCCCAGGGCCTCCCCACTctgccctccccatcccaccaccCGCCCTCTTCTACCCTTCTCACCCCAGTCTTCCCCAGCCCTTCCCACGCCCCGCAGTCCAGTTGCCCCTGCCCATGGCATTGAGACCTCCTATCTCTGACGTAGATGTCTGTGGCCCTGAGCCTTATCTCCCACTCCCGCCAGGaatgtgggggaggggctggcgaGGGCTTTCACCCCAAGTGACCTGACCCACACGTACAACCCCTCcccgctacacacacacacacacacacacacacacacacacacacagagtgagtcACAACCCAGCACCCAGCGCAGAGGTGACACCAGGTGGGACAGGAGCCTGGAAGCTGGGGGTCTGCCAGCTCCTAAAAGCGTTCCTTGTCAGGGAGACAGAGCGCGCCAGCCCCTCAGAGCTTCTGGGGCCCCTTTCAACCGCGTAGCTGCTGGGCCAGTCCTGGGGGGaagggctggggcgggggctggAACTGGGGCTAGGGCGGGGGCCAGGTGGTCCCGCCTGCTCTAAACTTGGCCTGGAGGAGCCAGTCTGGGCTCTCGTCCTCCAGCTGTGTCATCAGAGAATATTTTGGGGATTGGCAGCTGCAGGCGCCTCTGCCACTCAGGCCCAAGCCTGGCGGGCGGCTGGGGACCTGGcggctggaggtgggagggaggaggggaaagaggccCTGGctgtgggagggggctgggaagaCTTGGCTCTCCGGAGCAGGAAGCCAGGCCGCAGGCAGGGGAGTCTGAGGGGCCCCTCGCTGGGGAGGCAAACAGGAAGGACTGCCCCCTGAGCCCTGGGCCCCGGCCCGGGAATCGCCGCCGCCAGACCCGCAGCTCCGGGCCGAGGGTAAGGAGGGGAACCGGGAGCGGGCGGCCAGGGGAAAGCTCCGCGAGTCCCGGCGCCCGGTCCCCAAACGCGCCCCGCCTCCCGGGCCCCGCCGCCGCTCCCGGCCTTCCCCCGCGCCGCCGCGATGAAGGCGGGCTCGGGGGACCAGGGGAGCCCCCCGTGCTTCCTGCGCTTCCCGCGGCCCGTGCGGGTGGTAAGTGGCGCCGAGGCCGAGCTCAAGTGCGTGGTGCTGGGGGAGCCGCCGCCCATTGTCGTATGGGAGAAGGGCGGGCAGCAGCTGGCGGCCTCGGAGCGCCTGAGCTTCCCGGCGGACGGCGCCGAGCACGGCCTGCTGCTGAGCGGCGCGCTGCCCACCGACGCGGGGGTCTATGTGTGCCGCGCCCGCAATGCAGCCGGAGAGGCCTACGCGGCGGCCGCCGTCACCGTGCTGGAGCCGCCGGCCCCCGAGCGCGAGCCCCAGCCTGCCGAACGCCCGCGGCCGCCGCCCGGGGCCGGGGAAGGCGCCCCGGTGTTCCTGACGGGGCCCCGGTCCCAGTGGGTGCTGCGGGGGGCGGAGGTGGTGCTGGAGTGCCAGGTGGGGGGCCTCCCCGTGCCAACGCTGTACTGGGAGAAGGACGGGATGGCGCTGGACGAAGTGTGGGACAGTAGCCACTTCTCCCTCGAACCTGGCCGCGCCGAGGGCCGCCCGGGCGCGAGCCTGGCGCTGCGCATCCTGGCGGCGCGGCTGCCCGACTCCGGCGTCTACGTGTGCCACGCCCGCAACGCGCACGGCCACGCGCGGGCCGGCGCGCTGCTACAAGTGCAGCAGCCCCCCGAGAGCCCGCCGGAGGACCCGGACGAGGCCCCCAACCCCGTGGTGGAGCCGCTCAAGTGCGCGCCCAAGACCTTCTGGGTGAACGAGGGCAAGCACGCCAAGTTCCGCTGCTACGTGATGGGCAAGCCCGAGCCCGAGATCGAATGGCACTGGGAGGGCCACCCGCTGCTCCCTGACCGCCGCCGCCTCATGTACCGCGACCGCGATGGCGGCTTCGTGCTCAAGGTGCTCTACTGCCAGGCCAAGGATCGCGGGCTCTACGTGTGTGCCGCGCGCAACTCGGCGGGCCAGACGCTCAGTGCCGTGCAGCTGCATGTTAAAGGTACCGCGGCGCCCCCGGGCGGCcggggccctggggaggggcctCCAGCGCCCTCCCAGACCCTCCTAACTCCAGCCCCACTCAGTGTCCAGAAGACGGTGGGGAGTAAGGGAGGCTAAGTATTAAAATGCCATTTCCCGCCCACCTCGCAACCCCCAGGGATTCGGATTTAGTAGGTCTGCAGGGTACCTACTCCAGGAACTTCTTAGCAAGCTCCCCAAATGATTCTGAGGCAGATGGTGGAAAACCACTCTTAGATAAAGGGCTTTAAGGAATGATTCATGTACAGACCCAGAGGGACCTACAACTCCTGTAGTTCACTGTTTTTCAACCTCTTTGTTATTTCACCAACCTGTCCCCGGATGGAAATCCCATCTGGGGCCCCAATAAATAAGACAGATAAAAAGATCATTTTGTGGGTGTAAACTTCTAAATCCAAATTTATAACATGTACTTATAAAGTCAGTCAGTGAGAACAAGGGGTCTATTTCATTGAATATACACATTTGAACCACACATAACTGGGTCTAGTCTGTGAGCCCTATGGGGAAGGCCTGGTTGCAGGTGTCACATTGAGAAATTCCTGATTCGcaccaaagggagaaaaaaaaaaatgccccgcAATTTTTGACTATTCACTCATTAGACTGCTCTCAGGTTTGCAAGAAGAAGAAGGTGAAGGAGAGGAAATTTATATATCAAAGTTGAGTCCCCAACAGTATTTAATAACTGCTTACATTGCTCATAAATAGAAAATTCAGGGAGGGAAAACACCCCAAACTCACACTGGAAGTTAAAGCTCTCCGTAATAGGAGTTCATCACAACTCATGACATTATACCCTCACTAGTTATTACCCAACTTGTTCCCTCAGAGGAAAAAGAGTTGGCAAATCTCCTGACCCCTGCCTGGCACGCAGTGAAGCGTGTGGCACCTGTGCCACAGTGGTGGCCTCTTGGGTACAGTTTGAGGCGTACAAACTGGCCAGGCAGGGCTGAACTCTAACCCCCCGAGGAGACAAAAGCCCCACATGATGACACAGCTTCCCAGAGCCGCATGACAAGACAGACGTGCTTCCCCAGCAGCCCAAGTGAGCCCACTGGCCGCTTCCATcatcctgctttctttttgttaaatGCAGTTTTGAACGTGGTTAAAGTACTTTCAAAACGAAATTCAACTCAGACCTTTGCAGAATTGTGTGTGGTGCCTGTGAAGGGCCCCAGGGAACAATCTGAAAATCACTGATGTGGTCCAAGCCCTTCCATCCCTTTCTCCACTTTACGAGGAAAGAAACTGAGATCCAGGATCATGAAAATGGCCTTGGTCAAGGTGATGTGGCTAGCGAGTGTCAGGGTCAGATGAGAATATGGGTCCCCTGACTTCCTTTCTGGGGGTTTCTCTGATTTCACAATGACTGCTGGCTCTGGGAGAAGAGCAAATGGCCGGAGCTAATGTGGGTTTAGGCAGTAGGTGATGGGAGGAGAGTCTTTCTCCTGGTCGGGCCCTCTCCAGAGCCTTCTCTGGTCTCTCCCTTCTTCACAGAGCCTCGCCTCCGCTTCACGAGGCCCCTGCAGGACGTGGAGGGCCGGGAGCATGGGATTGTGGTGCTAGAGTGTAAAGTCCCCAACTCCCGCATTCCCACGGCCTGGTTCCGCGAGGACCAGCGGCTGCTGCCCTGCCGCAAGTACGAGCAGATCGAGGAGGGCACGGTCCGGCGCCTCATCATCCACAGGCTGAAGGCAGATGACGATGGAGTTTACCTGTGCGAGATGCGCGGCCGGGTGCGCACCGTGGCCAATGTGACAGTCAAAGGTCGGCTGGCCAGTGGGAGGAGGCCGAGACCGAGGCAGGCAGATGCCCAGACCCCGGGCTGACGGACTCCCATCCGTGTCTCAGGGCCCATCCTGAAGCGGCTGCCCCGGAAGCTTGATGTTTTTGAGGGAGAGAACGCGGTGCTGCTGGTGGAGACCCGCGAGGCTGGGGTGGAAGGGCGCTGGAGTCGAGATGGGGAggacctgccggccacctgcCAGAGCAGCTCCGGCCACATGCATGCCCTGGTCCTGCCAGGGGTCACCCGAGAAGATGCTGGCGAGGTCACCTTCAGCCTGGGCAACTCCCGTACCACCACTCTGCTCAGAGTCAAATGTGAGGGCCTGAAAATCCCTAGGCAGCCTCCTCAAGGGCTGGACAGGAGGGTCAGGGCTGGAAGGTGATCAGATGCCACAGTCTGGGTTGGCAAAGTGGACTTAAGGTCAGAGGGCTGTGGGAGGCTGGCGCAGGGCTCGGACGCAAACCCTGCCTTTGTCTCAGGCGTCAAGCACAATCCCCCGGGACCCCCAGTGTTGGCAGAAATGTTCAAGGGCCACAAGAACACGGTCCTGCTGACCTGGAAGCCTCCCGAGCCAGCTCCCGAGACCCCCTTCATCTACCGGCTGGAACGGCAGGAGGTGGGCTCAGAAGACTGGATCCAGTGCTTCAGCATTGAGAAAGCTGGGGCCGTGGAGGTGCCGGGAGACTGTGTGCCCTCCGAGGGCGACTACCGCTTCCGCGTCTGCACCGTCAGCGAACACGGCCGCAGCTCCCATGTCGTGTTCCATGGGTCTGCTCACCTCGGTGAGTCGGTCCCGCCAGCCCAGGCTGACAACCGCTGCACCCCAAGTCACACCCTccccatcaccttcctcccttccctggccCTCAGTCCCTGTCCTGTTATATGCCTTCTACCTGCCagtctctgccctctgccccctggTTCTGATGGCCGAACTCTGTCCCATCTCAGTGCCCACAGCTCGCCTGGTGGCCGGTCTGGACGACGTGCAGGTATATGACGGGGAAGATGCCGTCTTCTCCCTCGATCTCTCCACCATCATCCAGGGCACCTGGTTCCTTAATGGGGAAGAGCTCAAGAGTAATGAGCCAGAGGGCCAGGTAGAGCCTGGGGCCCTGCGGTACCGGATGGAGCACAAGGGCCTGCAGCACAGACTCATCCTGCAAGCTGTCAGGCACCAGGACAGCGGGGCCCTGGTTGGCTTCAGCTGCCCAGGTGTGCAGGACTCGGCTGCCCTCACCATCCAAGGTTCGTGCAGGTGGGGACCAGGGTGGGCAGAGAGGGTCAAGACACAGAAGTCCCGTTAGCACAATGCGACAGATGCTATTGCTGCTTCTCACACCTGGGCCAGGAGAGTAAGGGGCATCCATGGTGAGCTAGCTCAGGTAGAGGGCTCAGTGATCCCGAGGTTCAGTTTCAACTCGTGTGCAACATATGGGGGACCCCTGGTTATCCAGCATCATAGCGAAATTCTCTGGGGCACTTTGTGCAGGGTTCTGTCATGTGTGTCATCTCAGAGACACAGACCTCGGCTCCAGGTCCCTGACTGCTTCCTGCCCTATCGCGTAACGGCTGACGCTATCGGAGCAActctctgtgtgccaggcacaatcCTACATCGCTTTGTATATGTTAATTAGCACAATCCTCTCAACAGCCCTACAGGATGGGTTCTTTTGTCATCCCGTTTtacaagtggggaaactgaggcacagagaagttcagtgacttgcccaaagtcacagagctaacgAGTGCTGGTGCTGGATTATGAACCCAGGCGGTCTGGCTTCAGAATCACACTCTGCCACCTGGGGAaagagggcaggagagggaaTGAGGCCTCCCCGAGGACGACAGATCTTGGTGGGGGTCTGAAAGTGCAGGGAACATGCTGGCATTTGCCATTGCACCATTGCTGGAGTTTGTACGGCCAGTCAAGGAATTCCTCAGTGCCCAAGTGCAGGGCCTTGAGGTGGTTAGCTGCCAGCATCCCAAGAGGAGGACAAAGTGAGAAATAACCAGCAACCAGAGCAGCGTTTCTAAAGTGCAACCCAGGTTCACTAACATCAGAGTCATGTGGAGGCTGGTCTATAATGCAGATTCCCGGGCCCCTGCACGCTTGGGGGGAGGAGcctaagaatctgcattttcagcaggctccctgggaaTTCTTATGCACACTAAAACCACTGCTCTTAAGAGTTGGTCTTAagcctaaaacttttttttttttttttttgtctgcgccatgcggcatgcgggattttagttccccgaccagggactgaacccgtgacccctgcactgggagtgtggagtcttaaccactggaccaccagggaagtcccagcccaaaactaatttttaaaaccagCAAATGCATCGATGGCAATCATCCAGCCTGATGTGCCCACCCCCCTACCCTGAGCACATACCCTGGAGTGGGGTGTTTATTGGGGTAGCAGAGCACAACTAGGGTGCCGCACATGACCACACCTCTCCCCAAGCAGAGAGCCCGGTGCACATCCTGAGCCCCCAGGACAAGGTGTCGTTGACCATCACAACCTCGGAGCGGGTGGTACTGACCTGTGAGCTCTCCCGGGTGGACTTCCCAGCGAGCTGGTACAAGGACGGGCAGAAGGTGGAGGAGAGCGAGTCGCTGGTGGTGAAGATGGATGGGCGCAAACACCGCCTGATCATGCCTGAGGCCCAGGTCCAGGACAGTGGCGAGTTTGAGTGCAGAACGGAAGGGGTCTCAGCCTTCTTCAGCGTCTCCGTCCAAGGTCAGGGACCGTGGCGGCCTGGGCTCCCCCAAGCTGAGGCTGACCCTGGGGGCTGTGTGAACCCTGCCCCCCTGGTCTGCCTGCTCGGGGGTCCCTTCCGAAGGGCCCTAGGGGGCAAGGGGACATGTTTGCAGATCACACTGCCCATGCACCACCCTCCAGCACACTTGGCCCCCATGTAGCCTTTGCGGGTGGGAAAGTGGGGGGGCCTCAGTTCAATtaagggaagggaggtgggagctAACATTTGTTAGGCACCTACTAGCCAGTTCCTATGCTGTATACTTCAAATGTACACTTGCATTCAGTGTTCACAACTATGTGAGGGGCAGTACATATCCATTCACAGATGAAGCagctgaggtttagagaggttatGCAACTTGCTCACGATCACACGGCAGCAAATACCCTAGCTGGGTTCACACCCAGGACTGCCTATCCCACTGCCCCAGGTGGCCAGGGTCAAAAGGAAGTTTTAGGTGCAGTGGTCCAGAGGCTCTCAGAAGCCAGTACATGTCTGGCTGCTTCGGAACCACCCTGGAAGCCGTAAGTGCATAGGCTCCCCCAGCCCTCCAGAGCCAGAACATCCAGGACAGAGCCTGGAGATCCACTCTGGGAGAACAACTCAGGAACCACTGATCCAGCTCCATCTTCTCACTTTGAGTGGCCCCATTGCCAGAAGGTCCTCTGGCCCCTGCCTGAATGTACCAGTGATAGGGAGCGCTGCCCCACGGTATCACCACTAAATTGTTCCCACCTCTTCCCCGTCCTGCGATCAGCCCTCCGGGGGCTTCCTTGAAAAAGCAGCAAGTACGGCCCTGATGTGACCTCCT
This window contains:
- the INHA gene encoding inhibin alpha chain, whose product is MWPQLLLLLLAPRGGHGCHGPELDRELVLAKVRALFLDALGAPAVTGEGGNPGVRRLPRRHAVRGFMRRGSEPEEEDVSQAILFPATGARLGDKPAAGELAQEAKEGLFTYVFRPSQHTRSRQVTSAQLWFHTGLDRQETAAANSSGPLLGLLALSSGGPTAVPISLGQAPPRWAVLHLAASAFPLLTHPVLVLLLHCPLCSCSARPEATPFLVAHTQARPPSGGERARRSTPPLPWPWSPAALRLLQRPPEDPAAHADCHRAALNISFQELGWERWIVHPPSFTFHYCHGGCGLSTPPDLSLPVPGAPPTPVQPLSLVPGAQPCCAALPGTMRPLRVRTTSDGGYSFKYEMVPNLLTQHCACI
- the OBSL1 gene encoding obscurin-like protein 1 isoform X3, coding for MKAGSGDQGSPPCFLRFPRPVRVVSGAEAELKCVVLGEPPPIVVWEKGGQQLAASERLSFPADGAEHGLLLSGALPTDAGVYVCRARNAAGEAYAAAAVTVLEPPAPEREPQPAERPRPPPGAGEGAPVFLTGPRSQWVLRGAEVVLECQVGGLPVPTLYWEKDGMALDEVWDSSHFSLEPGRAEGRPGASLALRILAARLPDSGVYVCHARNAHGHARAGALLQVQQPPESPPEDPDEAPNPVVEPLKCAPKTFWVNEGKHAKFRCYVMGKPEPEIEWHWEGHPLLPDRRRLMYRDRDGGFVLKVLYCQAKDRGLYVCAARNSAGQTLSAVQLHVKEPRLRFTRPLQDVEGREHGIVVLECKVPNSRIPTAWFREDQRLLPCRKYEQIEEGTVRRLIIHRLKADDDGVYLCEMRGRVRTVANVTVKGPILKRLPRKLDVFEGENAVLLVETREAGVEGRWSRDGEDLPATCQSSSGHMHALVLPGVTREDAGEVTFSLGNSRTTTLLRVKCVKHNPPGPPVLAEMFKGHKNTVLLTWKPPEPAPETPFIYRLERQEVGSEDWIQCFSIEKAGAVEVPGDCVPSEGDYRFRVCTVSEHGRSSHVVFHGSAHLVPTARLVAGLDDVQVYDGEDAVFSLDLSTIIQGTWFLNGEELKSNEPEGQVEPGALRYRMEHKGLQHRLILQAVRHQDSGALVGFSCPGVQDSAALTIQESPVHILSPQDKVSLTITTSERVVLTCELSRVDFPASWYKDGQKVEESESLVVKMDGRKHRLIMPEAQVQDSGEFECRTEGVSAFFSVSVQDPPVHILDPREHVFVHAITSECVMLTCEVDREDAPVHWYKDGQEVEESDFVVLENEGPHHRLVLPAAQPPDGGEFQCVAGDERAYFTVTITDVSSWIVYPSGKVYVAAVRLERVVLTCELCRPWAEVRWTKDGEEVVESPALLLQKEDTVRRLVLPAVQLEDSGEYLCEIDDESASFTVTVTESYQSQDSSNNNPELCVLLKKPKTRRLWSRFPPWRRTAGAE